A region of Zeugodacus cucurbitae isolate PBARC_wt_2022May chromosome 5, idZeuCucr1.2, whole genome shotgun sequence DNA encodes the following proteins:
- the LOC128922158 gene encoding putative exonuclease GOR — MAQSDSPAEVFKRGDSFEMLAACQNALHSIKQPDGPLAHQRWSTGEVWVNYKDQLIAHHNQPSVRAEAEALFRQGQTFVDMLNWKIFLQANKKFDEYERLLNAVVRQNEQDQRSKQNKNKKAPQAPRITIKYVAINRLNISQSELVKKLQRYAVAPQLLRTYGFPVESIKFHGKVTIYKKLPCLSYEASTNTDDNEDPIELERQFVPDEDNMKKQCVRCERTFKVTQSGFYVTLENCTFHWGKLFTLRNTVQYTCCAGSEESVGCTTNSVHVWNGVVSGINGPYNNFVRTTSGPQSAEAKVYVLDCEMSYTASGLAATKVTVIDFDGQLVYEHFVRPIAEIVDYNTRFSGVRARDVYRRNKNVKTLRQVQRDLLKIIDANTILIGHGLENDLRVLRILHKTVVDTSIVFPHYNGFPHRHSLKYLAKTYLNRYIQLRGRNHDSLEDTRICLELMLWKVGIDMKRS; from the exons ATGGCTCAAAGTGATAGTCCGGCAGAAGTTTTCAAACGCGGGGACAGTTTTGAAATGCTCGCAGCGTGTCAGAATGCTTTGCATTCTATTAAGCAAC CCGATGGACCTCTGGCTCACCAGAGGTGGAGCACCGGTGAGGTGTGGGTAAATTACAAAGATCAGCTTATTGCACATCATAATCAACCCAGCGTCAGAGCAGAGGCAGAGGCACTTTTTAGGCAAGGGCAAACATTTGTTGACATGCTTAACTGGAAAATCTTTttgcaagcaaataaaaaatttgatgaaTATGAACGGTTGTTAAACGCTGTGGTACGCCAGAACGAACAGGACCAAcgcagtaaacaaaacaaaaataaaaaggcgCCTCAGGCGCCTCGTATTACCATAAAATATGTCGCCATAAATCGTCTGAATATTTCACAGTCGGAATTGGTGAAGAAATTGCAACGTTATGCTGTCGCACCACAACTATTGCGCACCTACGGCTTTCCTGTAGAAAGCATTAAATTCCACGGTAAAGTAACCATATACAAAAAGTTACCATGCCTTTCATATGAAGCGTCCACCAACACTGACGACAATGAGGATCCAATTGAGTTGGAGCGTCAATTCGTGCCGGATGAAGATAATATGAAGAAGCAATGCGTACGCTGTGAACGTACTTTCAAGGTCACACAATCTGGCTTTTATGTAACGCTCGAGAATTGCACCTTCCATTGGggtaaattatttacattaagAAATACTGTTCAATATACCTGTTGTGCAGGTTCTGAAGAGTCAGTGGGTTGTACCACTAATTCAGTGCATGTGTGGAACGGCGTTGTGTCCGGCATAAATGGTCCTTATAACAATTTCGTACGCACGACAAGCGGTCCACAGTCCGCCGAGGCCAAGGTGTATGTTTTGGACTGTGAAATGAGTTACACTGCAAGTGGACTGGCTGCGACCAAAGTTACTGTGATTGACTTTGATGGTCAGTTGGTTTATGAGCACTTTGTGCGACCCATTGCTGAGATTGTCGACTATAATACGCGTTTCTCTGGTGTGCGCGCGAGAGATGTATATCGgcgcaataaaaatgtaaagacTCTTCGCCAGGTGCAGCGTGATTTGCTGAAAATCATCGACGCCAACACTATATTGATTGGACATGGTTTGGAGAATGACTTACGCGTATTGCGTATTCTTCATAAGACAGTTGTGGATACGTCCATTGTGTTTCCACATTATAATGGGTTTCCCCATCGCCATTCCCTTAAATATTTGGCAAAAACGTACTTGAATCGTTACATACAATTACGCGGCCGAAATCATGATAGTTTGGAGGATACTCGTATATGCTTAGAACTGATGCTGTGGAAAGTGGGCATCGACATGAAGCGCTCATAA
- the LOC128922290 gene encoding putative exonuclease GOR yields MAQSDSPAEVFKRGDSFEMLAACQNALHSIKQPDGPLAHQRWSTGEVWVNYKDQLIAHHNQPSVRAEAEALFRQGQTFVDMLNWKIFLQANKKFDEYERLLNAVVRQNEQDQRSKQNKNKKAPRAPRITIKYVAINRLNISQSELVKKLQRYVVAPQLLRTYGFPVESIKFRGKVTIYKKLPCLSYEASTNTDDNEDPIELERQFVPDEDNMKKQCVRCERTFKVTQSGFYVTLENCTFHWGKLFTLRNTVQYTCCAGSEESVGCTTNSVHVWNGVVSGINGPYNNFVRTTSGPQSAEAKVYVLDCEMSYTASGLAATKVTVIDFDGQLVYEHFVRPIADVVDYNTRFSGVRARDVYRRNKNVKTLRQVQRDLLKIIDANTILIGHGLENDLRVLRILHKTVVDTSIVFPHYNGFPHRHSLKYLAKTYLNRYIQLRGRNHDSLEDTRICLELMLWKVGIDMKRS; encoded by the exons ATGGCTCAAAGTGATAGTCCGGCAGAAGTTTTCAAACGCGGGGACAGTTTTGAAATGCTCGCAGCGTGTCAGAATGCTTTGCATTCTATTAAGCAAC CCGATGGACCTCTGGCTCACCAGAGGTGGAGCACCGGTGAGGTGTGGGTAAATTACAAAGATCAGCTTATTGCACATCATAATCAACCCAGCGTCAGAGCAGAGGCAGAGGCACTTTTTAGGCAAGGGCAAACATTTGTTGACATGCTTAACTGGAAAATCTTTttgcaagcaaataaaaaatttgatgaaTATGAACGGTTGTTAAACGCTGTGGTACGCCAGAACGAACAGGACCAAcgcagtaaacaaaacaaaaataaaaaggcgCCTCGGGCGCCTCGTATTACCATAAAATATGTCGCCATAAATCGTCTGAATATTTCACAGTCGGAATTGGTGAAGAAATTGCAACGTTATGTTGTCGCACCACAACTATTGCGCACCTACGGCTTTCCTGTAGAAAGCATTAAATTCCGCGGTAAAGTAACCATATACAAAAAGTTACCATGCCTTTCATATGAAGCGTCCACCAACACTGACGACAATGAGGATCCAATTGAGTTGGAGCGTCAATTCGTGCCGGATGAAGATAATATGAAGAAGCAATGCGTACGCTGTGAACGTACTTTCAAGGTCACACAATCTGGCTTTTATGTAACGCTCGAGAATTGCACCTTCCATTGGGGTAAATTGTTTACATTAAGAAATACTGTTCAATATACCTGTTGTGCAGGTTCTGAAGAGTCAGTGGGTTGTACCACTAATTCAGTGCATGTGTGGAACGGCGTTGTGTCCGGCATAAATGGTCCTTATAACAATTTCGTACGCACGACAAGCGGTCCACAGTCCGCCGAGGCCAAGGTGTATGTTTTGGACTGTGAAATGAGTTACACTGCAAGTGGACTGGCTGCGACCAAAGTTACTGTGATTGACTTTGATGGTCAGTTGGTTTATGAGCACTTTGTGCGACCCATTGCTGATGTTGTAGACTACAACACGCGTTTTTCCGGTGTGCGCGCGAGAGATGTATATCGgcgcaataaaaatgtaaagacTCTTCGCCAGGTGCAGCGTGATTTGCTGAAAATCATCGACGCCAACACTATATTGATTGGACATGGTTTGGAGAATGACTTACGCGTATTGCGTATTCTTCATAAGACAGTTGTGGATACGTCCATTGTGTTTCCACATTATAATGGGTTTCCCCATCGCCATTCCCTTAAATATTTGGCAAAAACGTACTTGAATCGTTACATACAATTACGCGGCCGAAATCATGATAGTTTGGAGGATACTCGTATATGCTTAGAACTGATGCTGTGGAAAGTGGGCATCGACATGAAGCGCTCATAA